Below is a window of Thermofilum sp. DNA.
GTGAGTATATTAATCTGCAGAAGAGAGGAGAGCTTCATGGCTTTCTTGGTGGTGGGCGTTACGCGGCAGATGCGTATTACGAGTACGTTGTCTCGCGTATAGCGAAGATAGAGGAGGAGCTCCGCGCGATAAGGAGATCCAAGAGCATGCGGTGGTCGCGGCGCGGGGAAGTTGGCATCTTCAGCGTCGCGCTTACGGGCTACACGGGTGCTGGTAAGACGACGCTTTTCAATAGGCTTGCAGGTTGGGAGGGTTACGTCGATGGTAGACCGTTCGCGACCCTTTCGACTAAAACTAGGCTGGTTGCGTTGAAGGGGTTACCTTTGCTTCTCTCCGATACCATAGGGTTTATAGACAGCCTCCCAGAGCAGCTCTTCGACGCTTTCTACACTACTATAGGTGAGGTGAGTTACTCAGATTTGCTACTCTTAGTTGTTGACGTAGCAGAACCTCCGCGGGAAGTTGAGCGCAAAGTCTTAGCTGGGCTATCTATCCTCTCAGCTCTAGGAGTGCCCCAGAGCAGAGTCTTGGTAGCGGCTAACAAAGTGGATGTTGCGGAGCCAGCCCAGCTCGAGAGCAACTTTCGCTTGCTTAGGAAGCTCAGTTTCCCAGAGATCGTGCCTATCTCTGCGAAAACCGGTTTCAATCTGAGAGCTTTAGAGGAGGCCATCAGGAGGCACTTACCCGGCAGAGTGAAAGCGTCGCTAAAGGTCCGTAAAGAAGTTCTTGGTCTTCTTCTCGAAGAAGCTTCTCAAGCTTGCCGAGTGATGGGAGTCGAGGAGTGCGGAGGTGAGGTCATAGTTGAGTTAGAAGGCAGAGACACCTGCATAGCTAGACTCACGAGAAAGTACGGTCTAAAACCCCAACCCTCTGCGCTTCTAGCTCTTCGCGAAGAGGCTGTTTGATTTAAGCCATTGACGCGTGCGAGGACTCAGATGAAGACGCTTGACGAGCACCTTAGACTACGATCTTGAGCCGCCGCTTCTGTGCGAGGCTCCGAAGCACGACAGCTATGCTTTTAGTTCCATCATTCTGCGTAACCCTAGGGTCTTACTCCTCTTTGAGCACTGTGAAGGTAATGATGCAGATGAGGGTGGATCACAGCTATGCAGAAAGTCTACGTCTTGAGGATGGGGCACAGGCCTGTCAGAGACCATAGAGTTACTACACACGTGGGGCTGGTCGCCAGAGCGTTCGGGGCCGACGCTATTGTACTGGAGGCTCACGTGGAGAAATCCATCGCCGCCACGTTAGAGAAAACTACGGAGGTTTGGGGCGGCCCATTTGAGGTGCTAACCACTAGTAATCCCATTCTCTATATTCGAGAGTGGAAGAAGCGCGGCCTAGTAGTTCATCTTACAATGTACGGTGTTAACATCGCAGAGGAGCCGAGAATTCTCGAAGAGATTAGGAATAGCGGCAGAGATGTCCTCGTGGTGGTCGGTGGAAAGAAGGTTCCCAGAGAAGTGTACGAGTTAGCCGACTTCAACGTTGCCATAGGCAATCAGCCTCACAGTGAGGTTGCGGCGCTTGCGATTTTCCTGGATAGGCTCTTCGAGGGTCGAGAGCTAGTGAGGGAATTTAAGGGGGCAAAGTTGAAGATTATACCGTCGGCTAGGGGTAAACGAGTGGTTAAGGTGTCAACTGATGCGTAAAGATGAAGTGCTGGTCGCCCTTGCGAGGCGTATGTGCGGGGAGGAGGCAGCCCGCGTTATGGCTTTGCTTATAGGTAGAGTGGAGGAGTCGGATGAAGAAATAGCGGCTGAGCTGGGCATGGACGTCGTCAAAGTGAGAAGAATACTGAACGAACTGTTTGAGGCTAGGCTCGTGAAGTATAGGCGTGCGAGAGACGAAAAGGAGGGCTGGTATAAGTACTTCTGGAGGGTTACGGACGAGCCGCCGGAGAGGATTCTCGAGGACAGAAAGAGGCTGTTAATCAAGCTGCTAGAAGGGTTGCTGGACAGGGAGGCTGGTGAGGAGTACTATTACTGCCCGGCTTGTGGAAGAAGGTATACGGCAACGGAAGCAGACGACCTTAACTACACCTGCAGGAAGTGCGGTGAAGTGCTTGAACCCTACGATAATTCTAAGTCGGTAGATAAGATAAAAAAAGCTTTGGAGAGCATTAGAAGATATCAACCAACTACCGCGTCTTACATGAGCGTTTTTTAAAGCGATGCAGGCGCGGGTTATAGGATAAACGCCCTAAGACGATCCGCGCCGGTGCTTCCATCCCCTTTCGCCGGCTCGGTAGACCGAAAGCATTTAATTCGGAGAGTTCAGCGCTAACAGGGGCCCGTGGCCCAGCCAGGAAAAGATTCCTGAAGGGCATCGGCCTGCGGAGCCGGGGGTCCCGGGTTCAAATCCCGGCGGGCCCGCCAGGTTCTACCGTTTCATCGCGAGGGGCTTACTCGCAAGGAAACTTTTATAGCCAAGCTGCCGAGAGAGCGGGGGGAGGTATGCGGAAATCCAAGGAGAAAGGGCGGTCTGGTTCAACTAGGCCGGCGGTGTTGCAGAAGCCTGAGTGGGTGCAGATGAGGCCTGAAGAAGTAGAGGATCTAGTAGTCTCTCTATACAGGAGAGGGTACTCGCCCTCGGCAATAGGGGTAATTCTCAGGGATCAGTACGGAATACCGCTAGTAAAGGCTATCACCGGGAAGAGTGTTCTGCAGATACTGAGGGAACGCGGCTTAGCGCCCGAGATACCGGAAGACTTAGGCAACCTGATAAGGAGGGCTCTCAAGATAAGGCGACACTTGGAGGAGCACCCCAAGGACTATCACTCCAAGAGGGGGCTTCAGCTTGTCGAGAGCAAGATCCATCGGCTGGCTAAGTATTATAAGCGTGTAGGCGTGCTTCCGCCCGAGTGGAGGTACGAGCCTGAGAAAGCTGTAGTATAGGCTCGGTGCAAGCTGTGGCTCTTCTCGAAAAGATAAACCCCTTACTCGAAAAAGGAGCCGAGGTCTTGCGAGAGAGTATAAAATCCGGGGAGAGCATCCTAGTTATCTCCCACTACGATGCGGATGGGCTGAGCGCGGCCAGCATTTTCGCTCGCATTCTAGAAGAGCATGGATCAAGCTTCCACCTAGTCTTCGTGGAGCAGGTATATCCTGAAGTGCTAGCTGATTTTCCTCTAGAGGAGTACGATAGGATTATTTTTTTGGATCTGGGTAGCGGGTACAAGGAGTACCTGAGGAATGCCCTAGGTTCTAAACAGTCCTCGGTGCTGATAGTGGACCATCACCCCCCTTCTGCCCATCCATTGCCCAGGTGCGTTGAAGTCAATCCTTACTTAGCGGGTATCGATGCATCAGCGCTTTCTAGCGCGTCTACAATCGCGTACCTTCTGGCTCGGCGCGTATCCTCTTCCGCACAGGAATTGGTATGTAGTGCTGTGGCCGGAGCGCTGGGAGACCGCTTAGATAATGGAGAAAAATTTTCGCTCACGGGATTAAACGCCGAGGTGGTTGAGGAAGCGAAGAGGCTGGGTCTCATCGAGGAAAGTGTGGGTTTGCGGCTTTTCGGGTCGAAGCATAGGCCTATAGTCTTCGCCCTCGCGGCTACCATGGACCCGTATATTCCAGGTATAAGTGGCAGCG
It encodes the following:
- a CDS encoding TFIIB-type zinc ribbon-containing protein; the protein is MRKDEVLVALARRMCGEEAARVMALLIGRVEESDEEIAAELGMDVVKVRRILNELFEARLVKYRRARDEKEGWYKYFWRVTDEPPERILEDRKRLLIKLLEGLLDREAGEEYYYCPACGRRYTATEADDLNYTCRKCGEVLEPYDNSKSVDKIKKALESIRRYQPTTASYMSVF
- a CDS encoding tRNA (cytidine(56)-2'-O)-methyltransferase; this encodes MQKVYVLRMGHRPVRDHRVTTHVGLVARAFGADAIVLEAHVEKSIAATLEKTTEVWGGPFEVLTTSNPILYIREWKKRGLVVHLTMYGVNIAEEPRILEEIRNSGRDVLVVVGGKKVPREVYELADFNVAIGNQPHSEVAALAIFLDRLFEGRELVREFKGAKLKIIPSARGKRVVKVSTDA
- the hflX gene encoding GTPase HflX; amino-acid sequence: MSRRVLLVQRLDDDERYMLRELRELAEAAGYEVVGEVVQRREPDPRYGVGSGKVEEIRRLVAETGAERVIFYNFLKPNQVYNLRKKLGIEVLDRFELILEIFAKRAGSREAKLQIELARLKRELSFAREYINLQKRGELHGFLGGGRYAADAYYEYVVSRIAKIEEELRAIRRSKSMRWSRRGEVGIFSVALTGYTGAGKTTLFNRLAGWEGYVDGRPFATLSTKTRLVALKGLPLLLSDTIGFIDSLPEQLFDAFYTTIGEVSYSDLLLLVVDVAEPPREVERKVLAGLSILSALGVPQSRVLVAANKVDVAEPAQLESNFRLLRKLSFPEIVPISAKTGFNLRALEEAIRRHLPGRVKASLKVRKEVLGLLLEEASQACRVMGVEECGGEVIVELEGRDTCIARLTRKYGLKPQPSALLALREEAV
- a CDS encoding 30S ribosomal protein S15; translated protein: MRKSKEKGRSGSTRPAVLQKPEWVQMRPEEVEDLVVSLYRRGYSPSAIGVILRDQYGIPLVKAITGKSVLQILRERGLAPEIPEDLGNLIRRALKIRRHLEEHPKDYHSKRGLQLVESKIHRLAKYYKRVGVLPPEWRYEPEKAVV